One window from the genome of Halobellus ruber encodes:
- a CDS encoding AzlD domain-containing protein, translating to MATEYGPATVWGVMIALGVATFGIRASFVHLFGRIDEVPDRVTNALRFVPPAVFAALTLPAIVAPEGAIAIVGNERVAAAVVAAAVAWFVDDILATILAGMAAFWALRFGF from the coding sequence ATGGCCACCGAGTACGGCCCGGCGACGGTGTGGGGGGTGATGATCGCGCTGGGCGTTGCGACGTTCGGCATCCGCGCGTCGTTCGTCCACCTGTTCGGCCGGATCGACGAGGTCCCCGACCGGGTGACGAACGCGCTGCGGTTCGTCCCGCCGGCGGTGTTTGCCGCGCTCACCCTCCCCGCGATCGTCGCCCCCGAGGGGGCGATCGCGATCGTCGGCAACGAGCGGGTGGCGGCGGCGGTCGTCGCGGCGGCGGTGGCGTGGTTCGTCGACGACATCCTCGCGACTATTCTCGCCGGAATGGCCGCCTTCTGGGCGCTCCGGTTCGGGTTCTGA
- a CDS encoding AzlC family ABC transporter permease, producing MSRSLLPAEARRGLRDVAPILLGVAPFALVAGATAVDAGLSPLQAAGLSVIVFAGASQLAAIELLGDNAELLVVLATGVVINLRMLMYSASIAPHFRPFRSRWKALCSYVLTDQAYALSVTRYTGTDDLDSTARRQYYLAVAGSLWVVWQLCSLVGIVVGARVPPAWGLEFAVPLVFLSLLVPATTSWPKLVAAAVGGGVAVAGAALSVPLNLGLIAGGTAGVVAGVLADGRLPSDGDDADGGAH from the coding sequence GTGTCCCGTTCGCTCCTCCCCGCGGAGGCCCGCCGCGGTCTGCGCGACGTCGCGCCCATCCTGCTCGGGGTGGCGCCGTTCGCCCTCGTCGCCGGTGCGACCGCCGTCGACGCCGGGTTGTCGCCGCTCCAGGCCGCCGGGCTCTCGGTGATCGTCTTCGCCGGCGCGTCGCAGCTGGCAGCGATCGAGTTGCTCGGCGACAACGCCGAACTCCTGGTCGTGCTCGCCACCGGCGTGGTGATCAACCTCCGGATGCTGATGTACTCCGCGTCGATCGCGCCGCACTTCCGGCCGTTCCGTTCGCGGTGGAAGGCGCTCTGTTCGTACGTCCTCACCGACCAGGCGTACGCGCTGTCGGTGACGCGGTACACCGGCACCGACGACCTCGACTCCACGGCCCGGCGACAGTACTACCTCGCGGTCGCGGGGTCGCTGTGGGTGGTCTGGCAGCTCTGTTCGCTCGTCGGGATCGTCGTCGGCGCGCGGGTGCCGCCCGCCTGGGGCCTGGAGTTTGCGGTCCCGCTCGTCTTCCTCAGCTTGCTCGTCCCCGCCACGACGTCGTGGCCGAAACTCGTCGCGGCGGCGGTCGGCGGCGGGGTCGCCGTGGCGGGGGCGGCGCTGTCGGTCCCGCTGAATCTCGGGCTGATCGCCGGCGGGACCGCGGGCGTCGTCGCCGGCGTTCTCGCGGACGGCCGGCTCCCGAGTGACGGCGACGACGCGGACGGAGGGGCCCACTGA